One window of Trifolium pratense cultivar HEN17-A07 linkage group LG5, ARS_RC_1.1, whole genome shotgun sequence genomic DNA carries:
- the LOC123884071 gene encoding PLASMODESMATA CALLOSE-BINDING PROTEIN 1-like — translation MEAENMGARSWHLVLFFLCLSFCSGLGTAIRLREDSPYEFSSTQLDSIPVVNPTTPGTGNPYPTINPTSPQPPDTSTGQTPPTPDTSSPTNPYSNPTSPTNPYSTPTSPTVTPTTPTTTTPTSPIGGSSGGGGGGGQWCVASQSAAETTLKVALDYACGYGADCSQIQQGGVCFDPDTLRDHASYAFNDYYQKNPAPTSCVFGGVASLTNKDPSHGNCHFSSSKTSISPPNSPSPPTTMTPPSPTTMTPPSFMTPPSMTMPDPDGGSSSVYGSPPGGSPNIATSTSYSILLLLTTGLCATLHVHNYI, via the exons ATGGAGGCTGAAAATATGGGAGCTAGAAGTTGGCACCTCGTGTTATTTTTTCTGTGTCTTTCCTTTTGTTCAG GTCTAGGTACAGCCATAAGATTAAGAGAAGATTCACCATATGAATTTAGTAGTACTCAATTGGATTCAATTCCAGTTGTGAACCCTACAACACCAGGAACAGGAAATCCTTATCCAACAATCAACCCAACATCTCCTCAACCACCTGACACAAGTACAGGACAGACCCCCCCAACTCCAGACACCTCAAGCCCAACTAATCCATATTCAAACCCAACAAGCCCAACAAATCCATACTCAACCCCAACAAGCCCAACTGTGACTCCCACAACACCAACAACTACAACTCCAACAAGCCCAATAGGAGGATCatctggtggtggtggtggtggtggtcaATGGTGTGTTGCAAGTCAATCAGCTGCAGAGACTACTTTAAAGGTAGCTCTTGATTATGCTTGTGGATATGGTGCTGATTGTTCTCAAATTCAACAAGGAGGAGTTTGTTTTGACCCAGATACATTGAGAGACCATGCTTCTTATGCATTCAATGATTACTATCAAAAGAATCCTGCACCAACTAGCTGTGTATTTGGAGGAGTAGCATCACTTACAAACAAAGATCCAA GTCATGGGAATTGCCATTTTTCATCCTCCAAAACAAG CATAAGCCCACCAAATTCACCAAGTCCACCTACTACAATGACTCCACCTTCACCAACAACTATGACCCCACCAAGTTTTATGACACCACCAAGCATGACAATGCCTGATCCTGATGGAGGATCATCATCGGTCTATGGTTCACCACCAGGAGGAAGCCCCAATATAGCCACATCTACTTCTTATTCCATACTCCTGCTACTTACAACCGGCCTTTGTGCGACACTTCATGTGCATAATTACATATAG
- the LOC123884070 gene encoding uncharacterized protein LOC123884070 codes for MPCFTSNPSFFFLLLSISLFFLSTNSKTPHFSDDGERNHNDNEEVLPWKTRRSMAESAAVLPKASLILAQERTTRKDPLDHFNIYNGGWNISNQHYIASVVFTAVPFFIVAAVWFVIFGLTLCIICLCYCCCRRESYGYSRLAYALSLIFLILFTLAAIAGCIVLYTAQGKFHVSTSKTLEYVVSQADFTAENLRNVSDYLDAAKNVGVDAIFLPTDVQKNIDTIKTKINSSAIELSTKAHENAEQIQDGIDGMRLALVILAAVMLFISFLGFLFSIFGLQGLVYFLVFFGWFLVAGTFILCGVFLFLHNAVADTCVAMDEWVQNPTAHTALDEILPCVDNATAQQTLKQSREVTSQLVMLVDKVISDVTNKNFPPQAGPVYYNQSGPLMPLLCNPYNPDLTIRTCGSGEVALDNATEVWKNYTCELSPAGFCKTPGRMTPAIASQMEAAVNVSYALYHYVPFLVELQDCTFVRKTFTDISNNYCPGLRNNSRWIYVGLVVVSAGVMLSLILWVIYARERRHRVYAKQFIAG; via the exons ATGCCATGCTTCACATCAAACCCTTCTTTTTTCTTCCTTCTTTTATCTATCTCCCTTTTCTTTCTCTCCACCAATTCAAAAACCCCTCATTTTTCAG ATGATGGTGAGAGAAACCATAACGATAACGAGGAGGTGTTACCATGGAAAACGAGGAGATCTATGGCGGAAAGTGCTGCTGTTTTGCCAAAAGCGTCGTTAATATTGGCTCAAGAACGGACAACAAGAAAGGACCCTCTTGATCATTTCAACATTTACAAtggaggttggaatatcagcaATCAACATTACATAGCC TCTGTAGTTTTTACTGCAGTTCCATTCTTTATTGTTGCTGCAGTATGGTTCGTGATTTTTGGGCTTACTTTGTGCATCATATGTTTGTGTTACTGCTGTTGTCGTAGAGAGTCTTATGGCTATTCACGTTTGGCCTATGCTTTGTCCTTGATCTTCCTCATTCTCTTCACCCTTGCAGCAAT AGCTGGATGCATTGTACTTTACACTGCTCAAGGGAAGTTTCATGTAAGCACCTCAAAAACACTGGAATATGTTGTCAGTCAAGCTGACTTCACTGCCGAAAACCTCAGGAATGTGTCAGATTATCTCGATGCAGCGAAGAATGTTGGAGTAGATGCTATATTTTTACCCACTGATGTTCAGAAGAACATAGATACCATAAAAACCAAGATTAATTCTTCTGCCATTGAACTTTCCACCAAGGCTCATGAAAATGCGGAGCAAATACAAGATGGCATAGATGGAAT GAGATTGGCTCTGGTTATTCTTGCTGCTGTTATGctctttatttcttttctcGGATTCT TATTTTCGATATTTGGGCTACAAGGTCTTGTATACTT TTTGGTATTTTTCGGATGGTTTCTTGTTGCGGGCACATTTATACTTTGTGGtgtatttctttttcttcacaa TGCCGTTGCAGATACATGTGTTGCCATGGATGAGTGGGTTCAGAACCCTACTGCACATACAGCCTTAGATGAAATTCTTCCATGTGTGGATAATGCAACTGCCCAGCAAACCCTTAAACAAAGCAGGGAAGTGACGAGCCAACTAGTTATGTTGGTTGACAAAGTCATTTCCGATGTCACCAATAAAAATTTTCCGCCTCAAGCTGGACCTGTGTATTACAATCAATCAGGCCCCCTCATGCCTCTTCTCTGCAATCCGTATAACCCTGACCTCACAATTCGGACATGTGGTTCAGGGGAGGTTGCACTGGACAATGCTACTGAG GTTTGGAAGAATTATACATGTGAGTTGTCTCCAGCAGGCTTTTGTAAGACGCCTGGTCGGATGACCCCGGCTATTGCTTCCCAAATGGAAGCTGCAGTGAATGTAAGCTATGCCTTATATCACTATGTTCCTTTCTTGGTTGAGCTACAAGACTGCACTTTTGTTAGAAAAACATTCACAGATATAAGCAACAACTATTGTCCTGGTCTGCGCAATAACAGTCGATGGATTTATGTCGGATTAGTCGTAGTATCTGCTGGTGTCATGTTGTCTTTGATCCTTTGGGTCATTTATGCAAGAGAGCGGCGTCATCGTGTTTACGCTAAACAGTTCATTGCTGGATAA